The proteins below come from a single Streptomyces sp. B3I8 genomic window:
- a CDS encoding GH1 family beta-glucosidase: MTSVTSAASPAGAPDVRPLPRFPSGFLWGVSTSAHQIEGAADTREPSVWDAFTAAPGRVRDGSTAAVACDHFHRHTEDVALLRDLGVDAYRFSISWPRVNGPGGLDFYDRLVDEVCAAGVRPVPTLFHWDLPLGVEEAGGWRSRETAERFAEYVAGVAARLGDRVPTWITLNEPAEHTLLGHALGVHAPGHRLLFDALPVAHHQLLAHGLAVRALRAAGARDVGIANSHGPTWPASREPADVEAAGFYDLLLNRLFADPLLLGAYPDGLGELMPGTAARVEADLKVIAEPLDRYGINYYAPTRVGAPQGTEIEFGGVSMPAELPFSVRKIEGRPVTDFGWPVAPEGLTELLTAFRDRYGDRLPPVTITENGCSYEGLDDQDRIAYLDGHVRALHEAMEAGVDVRGYFVWSLLDNFEWAEGYARRFGLVHVDFATLERTPKASYHWLRDALRAQRG; the protein is encoded by the coding sequence GTGACCTCCGTGACCTCCGCGGCGTCCCCGGCAGGCGCTCCTGACGTGCGTCCTCTCCCCCGGTTCCCCTCCGGGTTCCTGTGGGGGGTGTCCACCTCGGCCCACCAGATAGAAGGCGCGGCGGACACCCGAGAGCCGTCCGTGTGGGACGCCTTCACCGCCGCACCCGGGCGCGTGAGAGACGGCTCGACGGCGGCGGTGGCCTGCGACCACTTCCACCGCCACACCGAGGACGTGGCCCTGCTGCGCGACCTCGGCGTGGACGCGTACCGCTTCTCGATCTCCTGGCCGCGCGTGAACGGCCCCGGCGGTCTCGACTTCTACGACCGTCTGGTGGACGAGGTGTGCGCGGCCGGCGTACGGCCCGTACCGACCCTCTTCCACTGGGACCTGCCGCTTGGGGTGGAGGAGGCCGGGGGCTGGCGCTCCCGGGAGACGGCGGAGCGGTTCGCCGAGTACGTGGCCGGGGTCGCCGCACGGCTCGGCGACCGCGTGCCCACCTGGATCACCCTCAACGAACCCGCCGAGCACACCCTCCTGGGCCACGCCCTCGGCGTGCACGCCCCCGGCCACCGGCTCCTCTTCGACGCGCTGCCCGTCGCCCACCACCAGCTCCTCGCGCACGGCCTGGCCGTACGGGCGCTGCGCGCGGCCGGGGCCCGGGACGTCGGGATCGCCAACTCCCACGGCCCGACCTGGCCCGCGTCGCGGGAACCGGCGGACGTGGAGGCGGCCGGCTTCTACGACCTGCTCCTCAACCGACTCTTCGCCGATCCGCTGCTGCTCGGCGCCTACCCCGACGGCCTCGGCGAGCTGATGCCCGGCACGGCGGCGCGGGTCGAGGCGGACCTGAAGGTGATCGCCGAGCCGCTGGACCGGTACGGGATCAACTACTACGCCCCGACCCGGGTGGGCGCCCCGCAGGGCACGGAGATCGAGTTCGGGGGCGTGTCGATGCCGGCCGAACTGCCGTTCTCGGTGCGGAAAATCGAGGGGCGCCCGGTGACGGACTTCGGCTGGCCGGTGGCCCCGGAAGGACTCACCGAACTGCTCACCGCCTTCCGCGACCGCTACGGCGACCGGCTGCCCCCGGTGACCATCACCGAGAACGGCTGCTCCTACGAGGGCCTGGACGACCAGGACCGCATCGCCTACCTCGACGGCCACGTGCGCGCGCTGCACGAGGCGATGGAGGCGGGCGTGGACGTACGGGGCTACTTCGTGTGGTCGCTGCTGGACAACTTCGAGTGGGCCGAGGGGTACGCCCGGCGCTTCGGCCTGGTGCACGTCGATTTCGCGACGCTGGAGCGCACGCCGAAGGCGTCGTACCACTGGCTGCGGGACGCGCTACGGGCACAACGCGGCTGA
- the ybeY gene encoding rRNA maturation RNase YbeY, whose protein sequence is MSIDVNNESGTEVDEQAILDIARHALARMRIHPLSELSVIVVDADAMEQLHQQWMDLPGPTDVMSFPMDELRPPGKDDDEPPQGLLGDIVLCPEVAARQGAEAATRHSMDEELQLLTVHGVLHLLGYDHEEPDEKAEMFGLQAAIVDGWRAEKGMTGPSPAPTVS, encoded by the coding sequence ATGTCGATCGACGTCAACAACGAATCCGGAACCGAGGTCGACGAGCAGGCGATCCTCGACATCGCCCGCCACGCGCTCGCGCGGATGCGCATCCACCCGCTCTCCGAACTCTCGGTGATCGTCGTGGACGCCGACGCCATGGAGCAGCTCCACCAGCAGTGGATGGACCTGCCGGGGCCCACGGACGTCATGTCCTTCCCGATGGACGAGCTGCGTCCGCCGGGCAAGGACGACGACGAGCCCCCGCAGGGCCTCCTCGGCGACATCGTGCTGTGTCCCGAGGTCGCGGCCAGGCAGGGCGCCGAGGCGGCCACGCGGCACTCCATGGACGAGGAGCTGCAACTGCTCACCGTGCACGGGGTGCTGCACCTGCTGGGCTACGACCACGAGGAACCCGACGAGAAGGCCGAGATGTTCGGGCTGCAGGCCGCCATCGTGGACGGCTGGCGTGCCGAGAAGGGCATGACCGGTCCCTCCCCGGCCCCGACCGTGTCATGA
- a CDS encoding protealysin inhibitor emfourin: protein MRIQVRRTGGFAGIERHAEVDTSGRPDAGEWRALAQRALADGRDRPPSGVPDGFSYRITADGTSVYCADPRLTEAQRELISRVLKEGA from the coding sequence ATGCGAATTCAGGTGAGGCGCACAGGGGGTTTCGCGGGCATCGAGCGGCACGCCGAGGTGGACACCTCGGGGCGGCCCGACGCCGGGGAGTGGCGGGCCCTGGCCCAGCGAGCGCTGGCCGACGGCCGGGACCGGCCCCCCTCCGGCGTCCCGGACGGCTTCAGCTACCGGATCACGGCGGACGGGACGAGCGTGTACTGCGCGGACCCCCGACTGACCGAGGCCCAGCGCGAACTGATCTCCCGGGTCCTGAAGGAGGGCGCGTGA
- a CDS encoding PhoH family protein codes for MTQTSTAHDPAKGQARAQITVPAQHPMVTVLGSGDSLLRVIEKAFPATDIHVRGNEISAVGDTHEVALVQRVFDEMMLVLRTGQPMTEDAVERSIAMLQASENGEGDGQETPAQVLTQNILSSRGRTIRPKTLNQKRYVDAIDKHTIVFGIGPAGTGKTYLAMAKAVQALQSKQVNRIILTRPAVEAGERLGFLPGTLYEKIDPYLRPLYDALHDMLDPDSIPRLMAAGTIEVAPLAYMRGRTLNDAFIILDEAQNTSPEQMKMFLTRLGFDSKIVITGDVTQVDLPSGTKSGLRQVQDILEGLDDVHFSRLSSQDVVRHKLVGRIVDAYEKYDSTHGTENGTHKSPERGEAGGRGRSSGHKGK; via the coding sequence ATGACTCAGACATCCACAGCGCACGACCCCGCGAAGGGGCAGGCACGAGCGCAGATCACCGTGCCCGCCCAGCACCCCATGGTGACCGTGCTGGGCTCCGGAGACTCCCTGCTGCGCGTGATCGAGAAGGCGTTCCCCGCAACCGACATCCACGTCCGGGGCAACGAAATCAGCGCGGTGGGCGACACCCACGAGGTGGCCCTCGTCCAGCGCGTGTTCGACGAGATGATGCTGGTGCTCCGCACCGGACAGCCGATGACGGAGGACGCCGTGGAACGGTCGATCGCCATGCTCCAGGCCAGCGAGAACGGCGAGGGCGACGGCCAGGAGACCCCCGCGCAGGTGCTCACGCAGAACATCCTGTCCTCGCGCGGCCGCACCATCCGCCCCAAGACCCTCAACCAGAAGCGGTACGTCGACGCGATAGACAAGCACACGATCGTCTTCGGCATCGGCCCCGCCGGTACCGGCAAGACCTACCTCGCCATGGCCAAGGCGGTTCAGGCCCTGCAGTCCAAGCAGGTCAACCGGATCATCCTGACCAGGCCCGCGGTCGAGGCCGGTGAGCGCCTCGGCTTCCTGCCCGGCACGCTCTACGAGAAGATCGACCCGTACCTGCGCCCGCTCTACGACGCGCTGCACGACATGCTGGACCCGGACTCGATCCCGCGGCTGATGGCGGCGGGCACGATCGAGGTCGCCCCGCTGGCATACATGCGCGGCCGGACGCTGAACGACGCCTTCATCATCCTGGACGAGGCCCAGAACACCTCGCCCGAGCAGATGAAGATGTTCCTCACCCGGCTCGGCTTCGACTCGAAGATCGTGATCACGGGTGACGTGACGCAGGTGGACCTGCCGAGCGGCACCAAGTCCGGTCTGCGGCAGGTGCAGGACATCCTGGAGGGCCTGGACGACGTCCACTTCTCCCGGTTGTCGTCGCAGGATGTCGTCCGGCACAAGCTGGTCGGCCGTATCGTCGACGCGTACGAGAAGTACGACAGCACGCACGGCACCGAGAACGGCACCCACAAGAGCCCCGAGCGGGGCGAGGCGGGCGGCCGGGGCCGGTCGTCCGGGCACAAGGGGAAGTAG
- a CDS encoding M4 family metallopeptidase codes for MTRNGGSEPVFCTIIPPHVLDRLARHEDPALARPARRTLERDALERTRRRLTTVVGAAAVASPPGAEAGKPHRTVYDARHGTELPGHKVRGEGDEPTADATVNRAHAGLGATFDLYLKVYGRDSIDGSGLPLDATVHYDRDYNNAFWNGEQMVFGDGDGEIFLDFTLPVDVIGHELTHGVTQHSANLAYFGQSGALNESLSDVFGSLIKQYTLGQTAAEADWLIGAGLLAPRVTGTALRSMKEPGSAYDDDVLGKDPQPSTMEDYVHTGSDNGGVHLNSGIPNHAFYLAATALGGHAWERAGQVWYDVLTGGELHEDALFTDFATLTVSAARERYGEGKELQGVLKAWEQVGVRTL; via the coding sequence ATGACCCGCAACGGGGGCTCCGAGCCCGTCTTCTGCACGATCATTCCGCCGCACGTCCTCGACCGGCTCGCCCGGCACGAGGACCCCGCACTCGCGCGACCCGCGCGCCGCACCCTGGAACGGGACGCGCTGGAGCGCACCCGGCGCCGGCTCACCACCGTCGTCGGCGCTGCCGCCGTCGCCTCGCCCCCCGGGGCCGAGGCCGGCAAGCCGCACCGCACGGTGTACGACGCCCGCCACGGCACCGAACTGCCCGGCCACAAGGTCCGCGGCGAGGGCGACGAGCCGACCGCGGACGCCACCGTCAACCGCGCCCACGCGGGCCTCGGCGCCACGTTCGACCTCTACCTGAAGGTGTACGGCCGCGACTCCATCGACGGATCCGGACTGCCGCTGGACGCCACCGTGCACTACGACAGGGACTACAACAACGCCTTTTGGAACGGCGAGCAGATGGTGTTCGGCGACGGGGACGGGGAGATCTTCCTCGACTTCACCCTCCCCGTCGACGTCATCGGCCACGAGCTGACCCACGGCGTCACCCAGCACAGCGCCAACCTGGCCTACTTCGGCCAGTCCGGCGCGCTCAACGAATCGCTGTCGGACGTCTTCGGCTCGCTGATCAAGCAGTACACGCTCGGCCAGACCGCCGCCGAGGCGGACTGGCTGATCGGCGCCGGACTCCTCGCGCCGCGCGTCACCGGCACGGCGCTGCGCTCGATGAAGGAGCCGGGCTCGGCGTACGACGACGACGTCCTCGGCAAGGATCCGCAACCGAGCACGATGGAGGACTACGTACACACCGGCAGCGACAACGGCGGCGTGCACCTCAACTCCGGCATCCCCAACCACGCCTTCTACCTGGCCGCCACCGCGCTCGGCGGCCACGCCTGGGAGCGGGCGGGGCAGGTCTGGTACGACGTGCTCACCGGCGGCGAGCTGCACGAGGACGCCCTGTTCACCGACTTCGCCACCCTCACCGTGTCCGCCGCGCGGGAGCGGTACGGCGAGGGCAAGGAACTCCAGGGGGTCCTCAAGGCCTGGGAGCAGGTGGGGGTGCGCACGCTGTAG